In Oryza brachyantha chromosome 2, ObraRS2, whole genome shotgun sequence, a single window of DNA contains:
- the LOC102702817 gene encoding protodermal factor 1-like produces MSGKVLLISVVLVGLLSLSSCRSLGELSEHKTYSSTPQYGGSPSPAYGSGGATPTPTYGTTPTPSYGTTPTPSYGTTPSTPSTPSHDAPPTKHDFCGSCDYWKSHPDVIIAAIGSLGDIGKTLGDACNLIVGKKLENLHDALSNTRSDGTGALLREGAAAYLNSIVNNKFPFSTQQVKDCIVVAMTSDGAASSQAEIFKKANDYHYKF; encoded by the exons ATGAGTGGCAAGGTTCTTCTGATCAGTGTTGTCCTGGTGGGGCTCCTTTCTCTGAGCTCATGCAGGAGCCTGGGAGAGTTGTCCGAACATAAGACCTACTCTTCTACTCCTCAGT ATGGTGGCTCCCCATCTCCAGCATATGGATCAGGTGGTGCAACACCAACCCCAACTTACGGCACAACACCTACACCATCTTATGGCACAACACCGACACCATCTTATGGCACTACACCAAGCACCCCCAGCACACCTTCACATGATGCCCCTCCGACAAAGCATGATTTCTGTGGATCCTGCGA TTACTGGAAAAGCCACCCAGATGTTATCATCGCAGCTATTGGGTCCCTTGGCGACATTGGCAAGACACTCGGTGATGCTTGTAATTTGATTGTTGGCAAGAAGCTAGAAAATCTTCATGATGCACTGTCAAACACTAGATCTGATGGTACTGGTGCGCTGCTTCGTGAGGGAGCAGCTGCATACCTCAACTCCATTGTGAACAACAAATTTCCTTTTAGCACCCAACAGGTCAAGGATTGCATCGTTGTGGCCATGACCTCTGATGGCGCTGCTTCTTCCCAGGCTGAGATCTTCAAGAAGGCAAACGATTACCACTACAAGTTTTAG